CTGTATTGATATCATGGTTCATTACTATCTTACCATCTTTAGTCAACTGTAAATCAGTCTCGATTACTTCCGATCCCGCTTCATGTGCTTTCTCGTAACATAGTAATGTATTCTCTGGGTACTTGGCTTTAAATCCTCTATGTCCAATCACTTGTAACATTTTGCTTGTTGTCATTTTGATTATTGTTTCGAGTCGCTTACAGTGAACCTTCTAGACTGTATAATTGGTACTTGTGTCATTGTCACCTTCTTAGCCTTTTCCAGCTGAATTTATACccttttttgttctttatttGACTCAAATCCGGATGGACATTTTACTAGTAAAATTCCATGAAGTTGTACGAAGTAAATCGTAATTACATGTAAAACCAAAAGTGAGTGTGAAGGGACAAGGAGCAGCAGTTATATGAGGTATTCCGATCTGAGTTATGAATGCGGATTGTGTATACAATTCTCGGAGGATTTTCTACGATATTTTAAAAACGTCAGCTGAAGGAACAGGGAACATTCGGGAAATAGATTGAGAATATTAACTGTTTAGAATGGGCAATATATAACGGCTCATAATTAGTCCATTATATAACTTATACACATGCTCTGATGAGACGGTTTGCAATTGTCTTATCGTTGGGTAAACCAATCCCTGTTACGGGGTCTCTTAGTAAACCGTAGGAATCCATTCCGGAGTCGAGCATTCGCCTAACATCGTCCTTGGCGAACCATTTTGCATCCATTAACTCGTCATCGTTGCCAAGATCCACCTGTTGTGCTTTATCCACCACTGCTAGGCACCCGATCATAATGTTGTTTGTGAAGGGCCAAGGCTGGGTAGTTACATAATCAACGTGCAATACATCCAATCCAGTCTCTTCCCATACCTCCCTTAGTACCGCATTCTCGACGGTTTCACTGGGGTCCATGAAACCACTGACACATGCATACATGTTTCTCTTTGGATCGCGCAAAGAGGGCAATTTGTGCTTGCACAATAACACTTTATCACGATTAATGTTGGTTACAGCACTGATGACTACTGGGTCTGTTCTTGGGAAGGAAACGTTACTGATCCTCCCATTCGAGGAACAAGATTGATTGGTACAATGTAATTGACCACCACACGCAATGACTTCATTTTCATGACCACACATGGAACAATATTTATGAGTTCCAAGCCAGTGTAGCATCATTTTCCCTAAAGATAATAATGACGATTCGTCTACAGccaaatcattgaaatgtCGAAAATCCTGGCATTTAATGACTTCGTTGTTGTCAGGATCACATGCTCGTGGTGTGTTACGTCAATTGCAAACAAGGGCGTACCCTCACACTTCTTATACCTGAAAGTGGACTCATTAGATGCAGTATTTGCTGGGACTAATCCCATGTACACCAACTCTCTCGGCTTATGCTGGTTAAGGAACGTATTTAGTATAGGTTGATGTGAGACATTGGATCTATCGAACTTCCATAGCTTGCTCATATCAGATTTATGACAAAATGGATAGTAGTCATGGTATGGTAAGAACTGTGCATTTGGTGATTGTAATGCAGCTCGAATAAAGTTCTTATCTGTCTTCAGAAACGAGTATCGCTTCAATACCCGACTCGAGTACTGCAATGCCTGAGACATTCGTGACTTATTTCTTTACGCTGTTATGTGTGTATGTTCCAAACAGTGGTTCTTCAACCTTGAATTGCTTCAGATAGTGGGGTTTCTCCATGCAAGATGAGCTGCATGAATTGCAGAAAAAGCTTCGAgctttcaaattgaaagactgcattaaaattgaaaagtcAGTTTTTTGATGGTGGAGGGACAATGTGCACAAAGATAGTGTAATAAAGAACCATTATTGCATCAGCTAGACTATGGATATTATTGTGAGGAATTTTGGTGCTACCAGGGGGATAATAGTCTTATAACTTGACAGGCCATTTCTGTGTCGTTGTCAGCAATACATATTCACATAGTGTCCGGCAGTTCTGAATCAAGGAATAACAGACAGTAATATACCTTAAAGCAAATAAACTAACCCTAGAGGAACAATAGACTTACCTAACAGACTATATAGAATACCACCCATATTTAGCCTGATGACAGATGATATCTTTTTTCTATGTCTTGTCACATTAGCTATTGAGTCCGATAGCATTATtagtgaaaagaaaaaaagtgaaCTACGTTAAATCAAAGCTTTTTGTACAATTTATGATTGAAGGCACCGACGTTTACATTGACTGAAAGAGTATCCATAAGCTCGTTATTCTAGTGTGAGCGAGCGTTATTGAAGGGCGGTAAACCAAAGTAATCTAAGATTTCAAACTTGTATCGACACGATGGCTTTTTGGTGGAAGAAGAGTCCCAAGACTCCTAGTGATTATGTTAGACATTTGATCGAGCAGTTAGACAAATTGGAGTCCTCTAGTATTGGAAGCGATAACCGTAAGAAGGCACAGGATGAATGTGGCAGACATATTGCAGGAACGAAACACTTTTTATTGAAGGAGACAGACCCGGTACCCACGCAAGAGGCGCTAGACGAGCTTTATTATTCCATATATCAATcagatcttttctttatgTTGTTGCATTCGTTCCCCAATCTCGATTTTGAGGCGAGGAAAGACGTAGCTATGATATATTGCATATGTTTGGGTAGATCTAAGGATAACAAGCTACCAACGGTTGATTATTTGTTAGCGAAACCTAAATTTATGTCTACATTGTTAAAGACTTCTGAGACGTGTATCACAAAGCCAGGAGGATCGGACATTTTTCTTACCGCATCTGGAATGATCTTGGAGACCATCAAACAAGAACAGCTATGTCGGATTATCATACGGGATCCACAAATATGGAAATACTTTGACTTCACAAGGTTGGGTTCGTTTGAAATCAGCTCAAGTAGCTTACAAGTACTCACGGAATTGTTCACTGCACATCCAAAATTGGTATCGACGGAATTCTTCTGTAATGAAGAGAACTTAACAAGATTTATCGATAAGATCAACAAGTTAATGGCGCATGGTAATTACGTTACCAAGAGACAAAGTGTGAAACTACTAGGGACACTCATTTTTAACCGAATAAACAAAACCTTGATGACCACCTATATTAACAATTCGGATAACGTTAAATTGGTCATGATCCTCTTAAGTGATAGATCCAAGAATTTACAATTAGAATCgttcaatattttcaaagttgtTGTGGCAAACCCAAGGAAGTCTAAACCAGTGCTCGATGTATTGGTCAAGAATAGAGACAAATTGctgaatttctttgaacaGTTTGGCACTGATAATAAGGATTCCACATTTTTGGAtgagaaagaattcatcGTGGAACAAATCGAGGCATTGCCAAGGATAGTTGCTGCCAATGGCGAATACGCTCTAGGAACCTCGCCacagaagaatttggtTATGTAGGAATCTATACACTGGCTAAACAATTATATTATATAGGGAAAGTCATTTAAAAAAAGGCATTAATAAAGGGATTTAAAATCAAACTTTCCAATAACTATTGAAATAGTAATTTGTACCCGAGATTTGTTCATCCATAACTAGATTGCCTTCGGCAACGCAATATTGTAGAACCTCGGATATTACGCCCATCGACcagttatttttttcatataCATTCAATTCAGTAGTAATCTGCAAAATGTCAACGCCTGGTCTCATAGTTGCTAGTTGTAAGACTTTTGTTCGTATATGATCAAAAGAATCCTGGAATGCTAGGCATAATACACGTCCGTTAATCTTTATAAGTTTTAAATCGTTCAAACCTAGcttttcaaacttttcacAAGCTTCTCTCATTTCCTCCGGAGAAATAAGACCTGTTCCAATTCGAACGGATTTATTGTATAATGCAAAAAGATCTACCAAAGTGACTATAATACCGCTATCTCCCCTTAATTCTGAGTCCACAAATCCGTATAATTCCCTagcaatttcttcaagaaacacatttttattcaaatatttttCTCTATCAACAAGTAATATTGATTCATTACTCTTACTTTTGCGATTGCCTTGATACATTTTCTCAATATCTTCAGCTAATGCCATTAACTTATTCAAATCGCTTAGTGCGTTCGACATAACAATATTATTCTTCAGTAGCTGttgttctttatttttttctaatGCAGTGATGCCAATCAAAtttatatcattattaGATAAAACAAGATCAGGATCGATCACCGGATCTGTCGGAACACCATTGACACTGAGAACATTTTGATTAAATAAATGTTTGGattctttccttgaaaTTTCTTGCAACTGCTTTACCAAAGTTTCATAGAATAATGCCCCGTCAGTTTTCCTGAAACTCAATTGAGCAAAACTTTCTTCTCCACTTGGTGTCTTTTCCTCGAGTAGTATCCTCACTCTAGAATCTTTTACTTTTGATGTCCTTCTCGATTGTTTCAATCGTGCACCACATATTTCACAGTTTCTAATCTGTGGATGATTGATAAAGGTACATACAGGACATATGTTCTCCTTTGGAGTTTCCTCTAAATCCTCAACCACCGTTTTAATTGAATTTTGAACCATATCTCTGTCAACCTCAACACCACAACTACCGCATGGTGGCATATTCAGCCCATTAGAATCAAGAGTCGAGTATATTCTATTTTCAACTCCACAGATAGGACAGTTCCATTGCGTAGTATGCACTTGTTTTCCCTTCTCTTCGATAGGTGCCTCATTCTGTGataattctttgaagaataatATAATCTTGGCTGATCTCTTTAAGAACTTAGAGCTATATTCTACGTTCATGATATCATCATTCTCGATGCACAcagattctttttttggAGCTAATTCGTCCACGTAGATGATTCGTTGTGAAGTAAGATATAATCTGCCCTTTTGCTTGTTAAgtatttttgttttgcCATGATATAGTCCAACAGATTGTTCAACGTAAATATCCCTCTCATTTTCCCTTAGAATAGGCTGCCCAGATCCGGCTATCTCCACAGGATGCCAATAAATGAAACCAGCACTCATTAATCAAGCCATCCAAAGTCACCTGTGGTCGTCTGGTACGCCACTTTACTACTTCctttctttatatatgttCTTATTTACAGAATTCCCCGTTCAACCAGgcaaataataatactaaATACTATAAATTTCGTTAAGTGTCGTCGATTCATGTATATGCTAAATGACAGAATTCTTGTGAAGAGAATGGCCATTTTACTTGATACTAAATAATGCACGTATAATAGATAAATAAGTACACTTTGCACTTTGCAGTTGGTATTGATATAGGTATGCAGAATTGAAGGTTTTATATACATTTTGGTATAATCCGATTATACTTGAATGGCTGCTTGATTCTTAAGTGCCAAATTTGACTGAGagcttttcaacaaattaGACCTTTTGGCAATATTTAATTCATCTAACCGCTTCTGCATGATCGGAACATCTTGTTCAAGCAGCTTGTTTAGTTTCATTAATTTCTCCTCATCTTCTAGTCGTTGGTTAGGATTGAATTTACCAAACTTATAGTTCCCCTTACCATCAAAGCTCAAAAGATGGGTATGGAAATGCCATAATGTTGTTCTATGACAAACTGAAAGTACAGTGATTCCCAAATCTTGAGCATGTTTGTACATTTTTTGTTCCATTTCAGGAGAAACAGCACTTGTACATTCATCCAAGACAGCAAAAATAGGTTTGTGATAATACATACGAGCCATTGCAAGCCTTTGTTGAATACCCATCGTTAGCTCTTCAGACCAAGGGCGTACCAATTGGAAGGAATCTTCAACAGAGcattctttcttgttaGCCTTTGCCATGACTATGGATAGGTTTTCATTGATCAAGTCGTCCAATTCTAAAACATGCAAGATACCCAATAAAGCTTGATCACCTGCTCCCATAGAGCCATCAAACTTCTTTATGAAATCTTCTAAAGTGTCAGGATAGATGAGTTGTTCACGGAAAGTACTCTTATTACTCATATAAGGCCTTTGCGGTAGATAATAAACCGTACTTTCATTATTgtcatttcttcttggcGGCATGATGAGCTTCGTTTGAAGACAAGGGTTCAACGACTTTGAAATTGGCCATAATCCGCCCAAGACTCTAAATAACGATGATTTACCACATCCATTTGGTCCAATGATCAATAAGTGGTTGaatctttccaatttgAAGGTCAACTCTGAGATCAACACTTGCCCTGTAGGAGTGATCAATGGCACATTTTGAAATTCGATTACATTGTCATCATATTCTACAGGAACAGTATCATCTCTTTCCTTCGGTGCATTAATAATATTATCCAACTCGtcattgaatttgtttAATCTTAATGACACCCCCTGCAATTGTtgtatatttcttcttaaTTGAACGAATCTACCGATAGAGGAAGAAGCAGTTAATAGTAATCTTCTGTTAGTAATAAACTCCGCTGTCTTATCCTTGGAAACTGTATCTTGAAGGAAAATTGGAATGGAACATAGCAAGAGCCCTGCAGCTCCCCATGTGTATTTGATGACGAAAGTAGTTGCAAAATCGTATAGAGCCCTTGATCTAATTTCGTGCGATAGATAAGAGTATAGGCGGTAGAATGCATAATCCAAGTTCCATAATTCAGTAGTCTGACCTTTCAACAAAGCGATTTCTTCGCTACTTGAATGAATCTTCGAATGTAATGATCTGAATAAACCTTCTAATTgcgtcttcttcatttgcATCTTGGTAAAGTTAGGTTGTATTAGTTTCAACCCCATATTACTCAAATGTACAATAATACCCAAGGCCAAAGTTCCTTCACCCATGAATGTGCTATTGGCATTAGATAAGAGAGtaaaagaacaaagtaTTAAATCCAACGTTGGtttcaacaattgattTAACAAAACCGACGAATTGTATGAGATTGCACCAACGTCTCTAGTTAAGTATTGAACCGGTGAATCAGACAGATCCGTATCCTCCGGTTTATCACTATCCAGCTCACTCTTCTCTTCCGATTTCTGTGATAAAGTAAGTGAGTGCGTAGCTGGCTGGTTATTAATGGAATAGAATATCTGATGTGAAGCCATATATTTATCCAATAAAAAGTCCGAAACTTTCCTATTAATGGCAATGGCACTAATTCTAGTCATGTATCTCAACAACGAATTGACGATACTTGCTGGGATACCCAAAGTCATCCATTGTCCCAACAAGACTTTGATAAAGTTACTATACTCAGATTTTACCAATTTCGAAACGAGAATACCATCTAATTTGGCCACTTTCAAGGAGAGTACAGTTCTAATGATGAGAAGTATCGTTTGGATaaggaagatgaaaagacaTTTCCTATCTGTTAAAATCAAACGAATCAAGAAATTGTGACCTTTCTTGCcctgtttcttcaaatcgTTTCCGGAAATATGGCTAATCTTCTTATGCCTGATGAGGTTCtcattcaaatcaaaacCTTCATCGTTCGAAGAGGACTCGTCATTATCGCTCGAACTAGAACCGTCATCGGCAACACTATCCGCTTCTGTAGTGACACGAGAAGAAAGCTGATTTAACGACATATGAGAGAGTTTCCTAGAGACGGTATGCCTTCTAACTTTCCGGCGGGAATCTTTACCATGTTCCTTTTTCTCCACTCTATTGTTCTTATCCTTGCCCGTAGCCAAACTCTTGACTGTAATCACTAGTAAAAGCAAATATGACCCTTTAAGAAGCCGAAGCCTATGTTTCTTGTAGAATTCGAGCATTATTGGTGTGATTTTGGTGTATGCTGTTGATCTTTTATCTATTGGACTGATGAAACAGACATATCTGATGCTTGTTGCTAGCTATATGTCTATTATAACAAATAtaagtatatatacatatatatataaatataataataatcGATGGAAATGATAAATATGTCAAAGCCTTTCTGTCCTTTGATTAAACCCGAAATCAATCAAGAATCAATCGGATCAACCAATCCGATGCATGGTACCAGACAAAAACCATGGCCGCCCCCCCCcttgtttctctttttctgtCGCTGACGCTAAT
The genomic region above belongs to Kluyveromyces lactis strain NRRL Y-1140 chromosome B complete sequence and contains:
- the HYM1 gene encoding Hym1p (similar to uniprot|P32464 Saccharomyces cerevisiae YKL189W HYM1 Component of the RAM signaling network that is involved in regulation of Ace2p activity and cellular morphogenesis interacts with Kic1p and Sog2p localizes to sites of polarized growth during budding and during the mating response); its protein translation is MAFWWKKSPKTPSDYVRHLIEQLDKLESSSIGSDNRKKAQDECGRHIAGTKHFLLKETDPVPTQEALDELYYSIYQSDLFFMLLHSFPNLDFEARKDVAMIYCICLGRSKDNKLPTVDYLLAKPKFMSTLLKTSETCITKPGGSDIFLTASGMILETIKQEQLCRIIIRDPQIWKYFDFTRLGSFEISSSSLQVLTELFTAHPKLVSTEFFCNEENLTRFIDKINKLMAHGNYVTKRQSVKLLGTLIFNRINKTLMTTYINNSDNVKLVMILLSDRSKNLQLESFNIFKVVVANPRKSKPVLDVLVKNRDKLLNFFEQFGTDNKDSTFLDEKEFIVEQIEALPRIVAANGEYALGTSPQKNLVM
- the PXA2 gene encoding ATP-binding cassette long-chain fatty acid transporter PXA2 (similar to uniprot|P34230 Saccharomyces cerevisiae YKL188C PXA2 Homolog of the human adrenoleukodystrophy transporter forms a heterodimer with Pxa1p of two half ATP-binding cassette transporters in the peroxisome membrane peroxisomal ABC transporter 2) codes for the protein MLEFYKKHRLRLLKGSYLLLLVITVKSLATGKDKNNRVEKKEHGKDSRRKVRRHTVSRKLSHMSLNQLSSRVTTEADSVADDGSSSSDNDESSSNDEGFDLNENLIRHKKISHISGNDLKKQGKKGHNFLIRLILTDRKCLFIFLIQTILLIIRTVLSLKVAKLDGILVSKLVKSEYSNFIKVLLGQWMTLGIPASIVNSLLRYMTRISAIAINRKVSDFLLDKYMASHQIFYSINNQPATHSLTLSQKSEEKSELDSDKPEDTDLSDSPVQYLTRDVGAISYNSSVLLNQLLKPTLDLILCSFTLLSNANSTFMGEGTLALGIIVHLSNMGLKLIQPNFTKMQMKKTQLEGLFRSLHSKIHSSSEEIALLKGQTTELWNLDYAFYRLYSYLSHEIRSRALYDFATTFVIKYTWGAAGLLLCSIPIFLQDTVSKDKTAEFITNRRLLLTASSSIGRFVQLRRNIQQLQGVSLRLNKFNDELDNIINAPKERDDTVPVEYDDNVIEFQNVPLITPTGQVLISELTFKLERFNHLLIIGPNGCGKSSLFRVLGGLWPISKSLNPCLQTKLIMPPRRNDNNESTVYYLPQRPYMSNKSTFREQLIYPDTLEDFIKKFDGSMGAGDQALLGILHVLELDDLINENLSIVMAKANKKECSVEDSFQLVRPWSEELTMGIQQRLAMARMYYHKPIFAVLDECTSAVSPEMEQKMYKHAQDLGITVLSVCHRTTLWHFHTHLLSFDGKGNYKFGKFNPNQRLEDEEKLMKLNKLLEQDVPIMQKRLDELNIAKRSNLLKSSQSNLALKNQAAIQV
- the VPS36 gene encoding ESCRT-II subunit protein VPS36 (similar to uniprot|Q06696 Saccharomyces cerevisiae YLR417W VPS36 Component of the ESCRT-II complex which is involved in ubiquitin-dependent sorting of proteins into the endosome); translation: MSAGFIYWHPVEIAGSGQPILRENERDIYVEQSVGLYHGKTKILNKQKGRLYLTSQRIIYVDELAPKKESVCIENDDIMNVEYSSKFLKRSAKIILFFKELSQNEAPIEEKGKQVHTTQWNCPICGVENRIYSTLDSNGLNMPPCGSCGVEVDRDMVQNSIKTVVEDLEETPKENICPVCTFINHPQIRNCEICGARLKQSRRTSKVKDSRVRILLEEKTPSGEESFAQLSFRKTDGALFYETLVKQLQEISRKESKHLFNQNVLSVNGVPTDPVIDPDLVLSNNDINLIGITALEKNKEQQLLKNNIVMSNALSDLNKLMALAEDIEKMYQGNRKSKSNESILLVDREKYLNKNVFLEEIARELYGFVDSELRGDSGIIVTLVDLFALYNKSVRIGTGLISPEEMREACEKFEKLGLNDLKLIKINGRVLCLAFQDSFDHIRTKVLQLATMRPGVDILQITTELNVYEKNNWSMGVISEVLQYCVAEGNLVMDEQISGTNYYFNSYWKV